In Rosa rugosa chromosome 4, drRosRugo1.1, whole genome shotgun sequence, the genomic stretch TAATGGTGTCAAGATCGCAGTTCCATCTGCTAAGGAGTCACTGGCGGCCCCTCTCCAGATAAAAGCTGTGTCCTTCCCTGAATGCAGTGCCGACTATCAAGACTACACTCCTTGCACAGATCCAAGGGTATGCCCTTAATCATTGAATTTATGGTGCTGCGGGCTTTTGTGTAATCTTTGAAATTCTCTATGTGTTTCAAATTGTGATGACAGTGATCCATGTTTGTTGTACAGAGGTGGAGGAAGTATGGTGCTCATCGGCTTACCTTCATGGAACGCCACTGCCCTCCAGTATTTGAAAGGAAAGAATGCCTAGTTCCACCTCCAGATGGATACAAGTCTCCAATCAAGTGGCCAAATAGCCGGGATAAATGTTGGTACAGgtaaatatttcaacagtttgTTTATATCAAACGACTATGTATTGTAAGCTCAAATTACAGTTTTAAACTTCTATATGTTGCAGAACATAAAAGAATGTTTCCATTTGGTAAGTTTGTCTGTCTGACTTTACCTTATGGCTCTGATTTCAGGAATGTGCCATATGATTGGATTAACAAGCAGAAATCTAATCAGAATTGGCTGAGAAAAGAAGGAGACAAGTTTCTTTTTCCTGGTGGGGGAACTATGTTTCCTAAAGGTGTTTCTGCATATGTTGATTTAATGCAAGATCTTATTCCAGAAATGAAAGATGGCACTATCCGAACTGCCATCGACACTGGCTGTGGGGTGAGTCCAATTTCATCTTTTAAAATTTCTGGATTTTATCATGTTCACATAAAAATGAAACTTGCTGGTGGGTGAACAAATACTGCCTTCAGTATTTACTTGGTACTTATGTAAGCATAATTTCGTCAAACATGTGAGTTGAATTCAACCTGTAGCCAAATAATAATCAATTTTTTAATGTTGCGTTAGCTGTTTACAAGAAACATTTATGTCTCTTACAAGTAATTCTATTTCTGAGAAGGTACATCAGTTAATCTGTTTAATTGATTAATTTCTAGGTTGCAAGTTGGGGAGGTGATTTGTTAGATCGTGGGATTTTAACTGTATCTCTTGCACCAAGAGATAATCATGAAGCTCAAGTTCAGTTCGCATTGGAACGTGGAATTCCAGCAGTCCTTGGCATCATTTCCACTCAGAGGCTTCCTTTCCCCTCAAAGTCATTTGATATGGCTCACTGTTCTAGATGCCTTATCCCATGGACAGAATTCGGTACTTCTCTATCCAATTGCTATCAGAGTCTTTCCATTCTAGGCATTATAGTTCAATATACAGAGATTTAGTGGCCAACAATAAAATGTTAGCCTGCAATAGCAGTGGGAGTACACATGATCTTTTGACAAGGCTGTAGTGCATTTTACCTATTAGTTCAgcaatatgaaacataaacatcaGAAGTTAACATAAGGGTTCTCAGCATGCTTTAACTATGTACTGAGATATTTCTAATGTTAGTTTTGTAGCACTTTCATGTCAGTGTATATGCTCCTGACAGTTAAACTAGTATTAGATGTTAATTGCTATTATCCTTCTGCCAGGTGGAATTTACCTGCTAGAAGTTCATCGCATTCTTCGTCCTGGAGGTTTCTGGGTCCTCTCTGGTCCACCTGTCAACTATGAAAACCGCTGGCGTGGATGGAACACAACTATAGAAGACCAGAAAACAGATTACGAGAAGTTGCAAGATCTGCTAACTTCATTGTGCTTCAAATTGTACAACAAAAAGGATGACATTGCTGTTTGGCAGAAGTTGTCAGACAATAGTTGCTATGATAAGCTCTCTGAACCAGATACCTATCCTGCAAAGTGTGATGATAGTCTTGAACCAGATTCAGCATGGTACACTCCATTGCGCTCTTGTGTTGTCGTTCCAAACCCAAAGCACAAGAGGTCGTCTTTGGACACCATCCCTAAATGGCCAGAGCGGTTGCATGTTGCACCAGAACGTATTTCTGATGTTCATGGTGGGAGTGCTAGTGCTCTGAAGCATGATGATGGCAAGTGGAAGATACGATTGCAGCACTACAAGAAGTTGCTCCCAGCAGTTGGAACAGATAAGATCAGAAATGTTATGGACATGAATACCGTGTATGGAGGGCTTGCAGCAGCCTCAATTGATGATCCCTTGTGGGTCATGAATGTGGTTTCTTCCTACGCTGCAAATACACTGCCTGTGGTCTATGATCGGGGCCTTATTGGAACATACCATGACTGGTCAGTTTAAATTGATTTATAATCATTGAAGCTTTGATGTGCATGAATAGCATACTTTTGATGCCTCTCATTTGATCATCAGGTAGTCTTTTGTGTTGATTTTATGGTTTTCTGGTTTGCAGGTGCGAAGCTTTCTCTACATATCCCCGAACTTATGATCTTCTACATCTTGATGGCCTCTTTACTGCAGAAAGCCACAGGTAACAGATGGATTATCCAtgtatattttcttttgtgGGGCACCTTTCTTGTATTTTTGAAAGCTGATGATGGATAACTACTGTTAGCATTCACTGTGAATACAACTGTATAAATGATTCTAATGGATTGTACGTTCCACAGATGCGAAATGAAATACGTGCTCCTAGAGATGGACCGCATCCTACGCCCCAATGGCTATGCAATAATTCGGGAATCCAGCTACTTTGTGGATGCTGTCGCAACTATTGCCAAAGGGATGAGATGGGGATGTCGCAAAGAAGATACCGAGTATAGTGTTGAGAAGGAGAAAATATTGATCTGCCAGAAAAAGCTTTGGTATTCATCTAACCAGAGTTCTAGATGATGAACAtagaaaacccaaaaaccaaGTCGATCTCTTGGAGGGCTGGGAAATAGGGATAGAAGAAGCGGAAGAAGCAGTTCAATACCATTCACATTTCACAGAGAAAATTTACTTCATTCTATAAGAAGCCATGGATACTCGATTAAAGTCTCAGTACCCAAATAAGGTGGTTTAATTGACATACAGGGCTCTTCGGATAGATATATATTCTTTTATAAGGTGTCAACATGTATTCAGTATAATGTTATTTTTTTTACCCGCCCTCCCATTCTGTGGTCATTTGTTTCTGGTCATGTCAAGCTGTAATCTAATGATATCTTATGATTTGAAAATGTGCAATGGGTTTGGAAAGGAAGAACCCGATAGATTTCTATTTTTGTCCTAATGAACTCTTTTTGCTGCTTCTGATTTTACGTATTAATGATCTGCTGCAATTGTGAGGTGCTAATTTGTTTCTTTGTATCTTGAGCTCATGTAAAGATAGGTGTCTGCACTTGGTATATGTATATCAGGTGCACACATATCTACATGCTGAAGCGAAAaatagtaaaatacaaaggCCGTTCGAACGATTGAGGCTgcgtttgggggggggggggggaggggggggggggctttTTAAGTTCCTGTGCTTATAAGCAAAGCACCATTTGGTGTTTGGTAAACCATTAAATGACCAGCTTTGCTTAAAAGCAATGGCTTTTTCAGGGCAAAAGCAGAAGTCAGGCAGCCCGTCCTTTTGGAAGCAAAAACAGGGTGAATCAATCGAACTGTGTTTGTGTTTCTCTCGTCTGCACTGCAAACCTGACACTCTTGAGCTTGGTCAGAGTAAGTTCTATGGTTATCTTAATGAATGAATGTAATGGCCTCCTAAGCACTATGCTGAGGTGCAAAAATGGTAAAGTAATGCCACACAAAACAGTACTTTCTATACTCAATTTCTTATTGCAAAGGTGGCTAAACCATAGTTTAtccaatataaaagaaaaatcataACCATCATATTGATTGTTTGATAAGGTAAGCAACACGACAATAGATGCCCCATAAGAGGTATGGGTACCCAATACTTATAGAACTAAAAATGAGGATGCTTATAGAACAAGCGAAAGTCAGGCAGCCCGTCCTTGTTATTTGCAGCGGACAAGCGAGAGACAATGAAGGTAGCCTGTTCTCTAGTTTTGGAGATAGAGAGTGCatgattggaaaaaaaaaaaaaaaccaaaaaaaaaaaaaccaaaaacaaagaaaattcctgaGAAATTTACAAAtaacacctattttggtggaatttGAAGTTTGAATTTTGAGTCGGTGTCTAAGGACAACATGCCATAAATGTCACATCATGAGTAATGACAATGGACTACAGGAATATAGTTACATATATCAAGAAGGAAATTAAGTGATATTCATAATTTTATGTTTGTAAATATACATTGAATTTCTCTTCACTTCTAGGATTAACAAGATTCAATTGTTTCATCATGTTTCTAATATAAAATTACCTGGAATTGTCATTTTTTAATTTAGTCAATAATATAGTTTTGTTGAAATATATAATGACACTTGGTTTAATGTCAATACAACCCTTATTGACACTGGTACCTATTATAAATAGATATCATTGATTATCATCAAATTTTCATCCTACGTATTCTTGTATGCATGCATTTAGGTATATAGGGGCCATTATGATGAATGCCACTTTAATAAGGATTAGTTGAAtactttctaatcaacggtttggGAGGTACACATTTTGATTATGGCAAATAAATCGTTAGATGTTTATGCATGcgtgagtagatcacttctgaatttttttttccaaattgctaatcattaaggtaccgaactagatcaaatcaatgacTGAATCAAATCTGTCAAATATGAGCCGTTCATATTCATAACTGATAATTCAagattatgaatgccttaaacattttcaatttggttgaaaaattgcataaatgatctacacataaatatctaaacatctaatggttgatttgcagaaatgtgattgaaaagttaatctcacaaaaaagtcatcaactagtcctcattttagtggtacTCGTTAGAAGGGTTCCCTAAACTTAAATATATgctttttctattttataaaTACTAAATTTTCGGTTATTGTGTGAAATTGTGAACACATccaaactttgatgtaatcaaaAGAAATTACACCATTGTTTTAAATTTCTATGACAAATATAATTTATTCATCCAGAGACAGCCTTAATGTAGATGGTCACTGAAAGTGGGAGAAAAATACTATTATACCAAAACAATATTAATacataaaatgaaaatgaattcTTCCACAAATGTATATTTACAAAAGTATATATTTGTAAACAGAAATATATAGTATATACAAAAGAAGAGGTCTGCTCACCTAATGGACAGTTTTTAagagactgtgagggacaagtgaatctgattGAAAACAAGTGCActgttttaagttgttataatttcagctttttaatttaatatatgtaGTCAAGATacatttgtccctcacaatcCTTTAAAACTGTAAGCAAGCTTGTACAAAATGCGTGAGTATAGTGATATACACTGTATTCAATATAAAAGTGAAAATTATACAAAACTGAAACTGTATACGTTTATTTCTAGCCATCAGCTTCTTCTTGAAAGTCTCTTAAAATTATCTTACAAAAATATCTGAGCAACCAAATTACAAAAAGATGACATATGCATATTGTCATATTCTTCttggaaattcattttgacCCGAGATGAgcaacaaaattacaaaaatatcCTTTGATTCCGTAGACGGAACGAGTGGGCTGCTATAAATAGCGGAAAGGTATGCAGAAATTAGGTAAATTCCTTGGATAGCACGACGTATTtggctctctcttctctctcctctctctcttattATCGCACAAACAGAAACACGGAGGAAATCGGTGGATTTAGGCAAAATCGGTTCTACATATCGGAAACTCTGGAGTCCACCTCTTCCCGTCCTTGGCGACGGTGCTTATGCCGCTTGGCTTTCAGGTTCGCTTTTCGATCTCATCTCATCCTTTTTTTGTCCTTTCCGTCCAGATTTGTTTTTATTCGATTTATTTGGATTTATTCGATTTGTTTTGCAATTTGAGATTGTGTTCGATTTGGATTGATATTCGATTTGGTTTTCGATTCGTCTCGTTTCGATGTACCCCGGGGTTTCGAAATCGGGGTTAGATTTTTGGTGGATTTGATTCGAGCTTGTTTGGTTTTGCTGAGATATTTTGGGGAATAGTGAGGGCGTTAGAGTCTGATAATTTGTTGTCTTATGCCTTGGTTCGTCTGGGTTATGATGAATTGGTGGAAGTTTTGTGAATCTCGGATTGCTTCTTAGGGTTATGTAATAGCTATACCTTGCTTCTTAATTGGGCTATGGATTTGCATTATCTATGACTTGAATTGGTAGATGAATTCATTAATTCATATATTTTGTTGTCTTTGAGTCCCGTATTGGCTTTCTGTATGATATCATCCGAATTGTAATTCGCTACCCCAAAGTGTTAATTTCTATTCCCTTTGATCTAGTTTTGTGAAAAGGGTCTTCACGGTTGCGCGAATTTGCTTTTGAACATACGTGAGTTATTGAGCTATATGTGCAATATCAGCTTATGGTTTGTGGTTTAGGATTTCAATTCAATGAAACAGCATGCATTTCTGTGGTGTGTTAAATTTATGATACCTCATACAGCTGAAAATGTTCACCGTTTGTGGTTGTTTATGATATAATCTAAGTTTATTGTAAGCTATAGAGAAGCTGGGTCATTATGTGCACTGTTTCAATAATGATTAAACTTTTACACCTGTTGACGGTTTGGATCATTATGTGCAATATTCACTTTGAATGTTTACGAAGTTTAGCAactcttccccatattttgtcTGCACGACTCATCTCACCTGCATTTGCTTGTAAATTTGTATCTCAGGGTGTGCTGGGCTTGGAACTAAGGAGCTGTGATATATTTCTCAAGACATGGAGCAAGTACGCCTTTTGTCAAATTGCCACCAGTACCGAGTTTTTTCTTTCCAGGAAGTGCTTGACTGGAGATTTCTTGTCCTTGGAGATTTTCTTCTGGTTTCCTTTGTTAATTGCACTTAGTGGTCAGTTCCTCTTAGATGATCAGTACAGGAGACGTGATGCTATCTACTTCTAAGTTAGGTGTTGGATCTTTAGTGCATAGTGCATTGCTGATACAACATCCACTTGAATTTTCTGGGAAAACTTCTTCAGGGGTACGGCATATCTGACATAAATTTTTTGTTTCTAATTACTTATGCTGTAAAGCTTTAATATCCTTAAACATCCTTCTTGTTTCTTATGACAGGGCTGAAGTCTGCTGATCTGTGACTGAAGATCTCTACAGAGTTAATATTAGATAATCAGTTGCGTCAAACAAAGCCCGTGCAGACTGTTTATTAGATAGCTATTATTTTCTTGTTACTCTTGATGGGTACTGTGAGAAGCAAGATATCAATTCCACACTGATGTTTACTTAGTATAGAACTATAGATGAGAAGCTATTAGTTAAGTTTATAAAAGTTGGGTGACACTGTCTTGAGCTAGGAATTGTTCTTGTTGGCCATACCAATCGCTCTGGTCT encodes the following:
- the LOC133742413 gene encoding probable methyltransferase PMT20, with the translated sequence MKYNKEAKPGAQEKSSRVLQLAVPFFLLCGFSFYLGGIFCSEKTRLETNGVKIAVPSAKESLAAPLQIKAVSFPECSADYQDYTPCTDPRRWRKYGAHRLTFMERHCPPVFERKECLVPPPDGYKSPIKWPNSRDKCWYRNVPYDWINKQKSNQNWLRKEGDKFLFPGGGTMFPKGVSAYVDLMQDLIPEMKDGTIRTAIDTGCGVASWGGDLLDRGILTVSLAPRDNHEAQVQFALERGIPAVLGIISTQRLPFPSKSFDMAHCSRCLIPWTEFGGIYLLEVHRILRPGGFWVLSGPPVNYENRWRGWNTTIEDQKTDYEKLQDLLTSLCFKLYNKKDDIAVWQKLSDNSCYDKLSEPDTYPAKCDDSLEPDSAWYTPLRSCVVVPNPKHKRSSLDTIPKWPERLHVAPERISDVHGGSASALKHDDGKWKIRLQHYKKLLPAVGTDKIRNVMDMNTVYGGLAAASIDDPLWVMNVVSSYAANTLPVVYDRGLIGTYHDWCEAFSTYPRTYDLLHLDGLFTAESHRCEMKYVLLEMDRILRPNGYAIIRESSYFVDAVATIAKGMRWGCRKEDTEYSVEKEKILICQKKLWYSSNQSSR